The following are encoded in a window of Fusobacterium perfoetens genomic DNA:
- a CDS encoding cation:proton antiporter produces MLFSFAVFILTAMLLAKGFEKLHMPPLLGMLFTGILLGSYSKDYFVTEKGLTFLNSFFISDKILDVSNELRTLGLIIILIRAGLGIDKEVLKKIGKTAVKMASLPCLFEGFTVMFATHFILGYSLPVAGCLGFILAAVSPAVIVPEMLSLKEKGLGKEKEIPTIILAGASIDDVFAITLFTAFLGMSLGQEINIFQEILKIPVSILSGLLLGLAAGYILYLLFKFFHIRDTRKALIFMTAAIMLHHVEEMNIFPIASLLGIMSMGFIILAKDNSLAKRIALKFNKIWVFGEILLFVLIGAAVNIRVIFESGHIGVLIVLIGLIGRLIGVTTALYNSNLNTKEKLFCGISYIPKATVQAATAGIPLAAGVPHGDTILAIGVLAIIITVPIGVTGIRLGRDTLL; encoded by the coding sequence ATGCTTTTTAGTTTCGCTGTTTTTATTCTGACCGCTATGCTTCTAGCAAAAGGATTTGAAAAACTTCATATGCCCCCTCTTCTTGGAATGCTTTTTACAGGAATTCTTTTAGGATCTTATTCTAAAGATTATTTTGTAACTGAAAAAGGACTTACATTTTTAAATAGTTTTTTCATTTCTGACAAAATTCTTGATGTTTCTAATGAATTAAGAACTCTTGGACTTATTATTATCTTAATTAGAGCTGGACTTGGAATTGATAAAGAAGTTCTTAAAAAAATAGGAAAAACTGCTGTAAAAATGGCATCTCTTCCATGTCTTTTTGAAGGATTTACAGTAATGTTTGCAACTCATTTTATCCTTGGGTACTCTCTTCCTGTAGCTGGATGTCTTGGTTTTATTCTAGCAGCTGTTTCTCCTGCTGTTATTGTTCCTGAAATGCTTTCTTTAAAAGAAAAGGGACTTGGAAAAGAAAAAGAAATTCCTACTATAATTTTAGCAGGAGCTTCTATAGATGATGTTTTCGCTATCACACTTTTCACTGCTTTTCTTGGAATGTCTTTAGGACAAGAAATAAATATCTTTCAGGAAATTTTAAAAATACCTGTAAGTATTTTATCCGGTCTTTTACTTGGACTTGCTGCAGGATACATACTTTATCTTTTATTTAAATTTTTCCATATAAGAGATACTAGAAAAGCTCTTATTTTCATGACTGCTGCCATTATGCTTCACCATGTAGAAGAAATGAATATCTTTCCTATTGCAAGTCTTCTAGGAATTATGAGTATGGGATTTATTATTCTTGCTAAAGACAATTCTCTTGCAAAAAGAATAGCATTGAAATTTAATAAAATATGGGTTTTTGGAGAAATTCTTCTTTTTGTTCTTATAGGAGCTGCTGTAAATATTCGGGTTATTTTTGAATCAGGTCATATTGGAGTTCTTATTGTTTTAATTGGTCTTATAGGAAGACTTATTGGAGTCACAACGGCTCTTTATAACTCAAATCTTAATACTAAAGAAAAGCTTTTCTGTGGAATATCATATATTCCTAAAGCAACTGTTCAAGCTGCCACTGCTGGTATCCCACTTGCTGCAGGAGTCCCTCACGGAGATACAATTCTTGCTATAGGAGTCCTTGCTATAATAATAACAGTTCCTATAGGAGTTACTGGAATAAGACTTGGCAGAGATACCCTTTTATAA
- a CDS encoding dicarboxylate/amino acid:cation symporter, giving the protein MKNLKLIHKVFIGLVLGILVGALLYPMKEQPFVSKYVIGFLFELLGQGFLRLVKMIIVPLVFASLVTGTAAMNDVKKLGRIGIKTLLFFMATTALGIIAAIMGANILKPGVGVALENVQQSQFVAKQADSFVKVLLNIIPTNPFDALVKGEMLQVIFFAIMTGVVITLLGDKAKRLQGLFEEANELMLRMVSIIMELAPFGIFGLIGKTFITLGWAAMKPLASFIIVTYILLIFHGLVVYQILLRIYAKENPIVFLKKILAPMTLAFSTSSSAACIPLALKTLKEEFNVEDKISSFTIPLGTTINMDGTAIMQGVATVFIAQLYNIHLTTNDYFMVVLTAVLASIGTAGVPGVGTIMLSMVLAQVGLPLEGIGLILAVDRIVDMGRTTVNVIGNLVCSVVIDRIEKRTEEKERRKAA; this is encoded by the coding sequence ATTCTTGTAGGAGCTTTATTATATCCTATGAAAGAACAACCTTTTGTAAGCAAATATGTTATTGGATTTTTATTTGAACTTCTTGGACAAGGTTTCTTAAGACTTGTTAAGATGATCATTGTTCCTCTTGTATTTGCATCTCTTGTTACAGGTACAGCTGCAATGAATGATGTTAAAAAACTTGGAAGAATTGGAATAAAAACATTACTTTTCTTCATGGCTACTACAGCTCTTGGAATTATTGCTGCAATAATGGGAGCAAATATTTTAAAACCTGGTGTAGGAGTTGCTCTTGAAAATGTTCAGCAATCTCAATTTGTAGCAAAACAAGCTGATTCTTTTGTAAAAGTTCTGCTTAATATCATTCCTACAAATCCATTTGATGCTCTTGTGAAAGGAGAAATGCTTCAAGTTATATTCTTTGCTATAATGACTGGGGTTGTTATAACTCTTCTTGGAGACAAGGCTAAAAGACTTCAAGGTCTTTTTGAAGAAGCTAATGAATTAATGCTAAGAATGGTTAGTATTATAATGGAACTTGCTCCATTTGGAATATTTGGTCTTATTGGTAAAACATTCATAACTCTTGGATGGGCTGCTATGAAACCTCTTGCTTCATTTATAATAGTTACATATATACTTCTTATTTTCCATGGACTTGTTGTGTATCAAATACTTCTTCGTATTTATGCAAAAGAAAACCCTATAGTTTTCTTAAAGAAAATACTTGCTCCTATGACTCTTGCATTCTCTACATCAAGCAGTGCTGCATGTATTCCTCTTGCACTTAAAACATTAAAAGAAGAATTTAATGTTGAAGATAAAATATCTTCATTTACTATTCCTCTTGGAACAACTATAAATATGGACGGAACAGCTATTATGCAAGGAGTTGCTACTGTTTTCATTGCTCAACTTTACAATATTCATCTTACTACAAATGATTATTTTATGGTTGTTTTAACAGCAGTTTTAGCTTCAATAGGTACAGCTGGAGTTCCAGGTGTTGGAACAATCATGCTTTCTATGGTTCTTGCACAAGTAGGACTTCCTCTTGAAGGTATAGGACTTATCCTTGCTGTTGATAGAATTGTTGATATGGGAAGAACAACAGTAAATGTTATTGGAAACTTAGTATGTTCTGTTGTTATTGACAGAATTGAAAAGAGAACTGAAGAAAAAGAAAGAAGAAAAGCTGCTTAA